The proteins below are encoded in one region of Oncorhynchus tshawytscha isolate Ot180627B linkage group LG04, Otsh_v2.0, whole genome shotgun sequence:
- the LOC112248927 gene encoding zinc finger MIZ domain-containing protein 2 isoform X2, with the protein MNPMNSMKPGLPPNPHSDGSYPYDPVSWQQGSNQPAGSLSVVTTVWGVTNPSPSQVLGGNPMGPGGNSGGGNMMPGHSPGMGQQFMGQQGYPEPNKGYMQQGMYGRGNGGYPAGPGYPNNGGGSMGMPPHGIRPQTDFTQAAAAAVAAAAATATATATATVAAIQEKQNQEMNYGQMGGGAGYNTQFMQHPGPRGPPGMSPAGMGPARPPSMGPMYGAPQGQRMPQHPGYPGAQHGPPRPQQGLKRPYNAEGFTGQQYGPGMAGPAPGQGPYPGQPMQYHGGLGPQRSATSPSYQGHKMPMQQGNMGQYPLGPAHPGQYYKSEQFNGQGNTLNALAAGGVGGVYNTFNQTVVNGPGRVMPGYPSSPLLGNPTPPITPGSAVPPYMSPGHDVKPSFLPDIKPNTNSLPPPLPTGNPSDDLRLTFPVRDGVVLEPFRLEHNLAVSNHVFQLRDSVYKTLMMRPDLELQFKCYHHEDRQMNTNWPASVQVSVNATPLTIQRGDNKTSHKPLYLKQVCQPGRNTIQITVTACCCSHLFVLQLVHRPSVRSVLQGLMKKRLLPAEHCVTKIKRNFSSGTIPGTPGLNGEDGVEQTAIRVSLKCPITFRRIQLPARGHDCRHIQCFDLESYLQLNCERGTWRCPVCNKTALLEGLEVDQYMLGILIYIQNSEYEEITIDPVCSWKPVPIKPDLHIKEEPDGPALKRCRTLSPSHMILPSVMEMIASLGPASSPYPSMPAGGNGSTPDYPSQGLGYPNQPGFSDFPNAPGTPNVGEFSSGPPPLSYQADLPSGLLTSDKPMGHPMSSQIPHSGRMDSSHSSLQHQQHQGLHSISHLGGPGAPMMQPRNPSQNTRLHTESSFGLGGPACSEVPEPSLDLLPELTNPDELLSYLGPPDLPNNSNDDLLSLFENN; encoded by the exons tgacgGCTCCTACCCTTATGACCCTGTGTCCTGGCAGCAAGGCAGCAATCAGCCGGCAGGCTCCCTGTCTGTGGTAACCACAGTGTGGGGGGTAACCAATCCTTCACCCAGCCAG gtCCTGGGTGGGAACCCGATGGGTCCAGGTGGGAACTCTGGCGGGGGCAACATGATGCCTGGCCATAGCCCTGGGATGGGACAGCAGTTTATGGGTCAACAGGGCTACCCGGAGCCCAACAAAGGCTACATGCAGCAGGGCATGTACGGCAGGGGCAATGGGGGATACCCCGCCGGGCCTGG TTACCCCAATAACGGAGGGGGGTCTATGGGCATGCCCCCTCACGGCATCCGCCCTCAAACCGACTTCACccaggcggcggcggcggcggtggCTGCAGCGGCTGCCACAGCAACAGCCACAGCCACGGCAACGGTTGCTGCTATCCAGGAGAAGCAGAACCAGGAGATGAACTACGGCCAG ATGGGTGGCGGTGCGGGCTACAACACACAGTTCATGCAACACCCGGGCCCCCGAGGTCCCCCTGGCATGTCCCCGGCAGGGATGGGTCCCGCACGTCCCCCGTCCATGGGGCCCATGTACGGTGCCCCTCAAGGTCAGAGGATGCCCCAGCACCCAGGCTACCCCGGGGCTCAGCATGGACCACCCAGGCCACAGCAGGGACTCAAACGCCCATACAATGCTGAG gGCTTTACCGGGCAGCAGTATGGTCCAGGCATGGCTGGCCCTGCTCCTGGTCAGGGGCCCTACCCTGGGCAGCCCATGCAGTACCATGGGGGCCTGGGACCCCAGCGCTCAGCCACCTCCCCCTCCTACCAAGGCCACAAGATGCCCATGCAGCAGGGCAACATGGGCCAGTACCCCTTGGGACCAGCCCACCCAGGACAGTACTACAAG TCGGAGCAGTTCAATGGACAGGGCAACACACTAAATGCACTAGCGGCCGGGGGAGTCGGTGGAGTTTACAACACCTTCAACCAGACTGTAGTCAATGGG CCGGGCAGGGTGATGCCTGGTTATCCAAGCTCTCCCCTTCTTGGAAACCCCACCCCTCCCATAACCCCAGGCAGTGCGGTGCCCCCCTACATGTCTCCTGGCCATGATGTCAAGCCCTCTTTCCTGCCTGACATCAAGCCAAACACGAACTCCCTACCCCCACCACTCCCCACAG GTAACCCCAGCGATGACCTGCGGTTGACCTTCCCCGTACGAGATGGCGTGGTGCTGGAACCCTTCCGCCTGGAGCACAACCTGGCCGTCAGCAACCACGTCTTCCAGCTGCGCGACTCCGTCTACAAGACCCTCATGATGAG GCCGGACTTGGAGCTCCAGTTTAAGTGTTACCACCACGAGGACCGTCAGATGAACACTAACTGGCCGGCGTCGGTGCAGGTGAGCGTTAACGCCACGCCCCTCACCATCCAGCGTGGCGACAACAAGACTTCCCACAAGCCCCTGTACCTGAAGCAAGTGTGTCAGCCCGGGAGGAACACCATCCAGATCACGGTCACAGCCTGCTGTTGT TCTCACCTGTTTGTGCTCCAGCTGGTCCACAGGCCGTCAGTACGCTCGGTGCTGCAGGGCTTGATGAAGAAACGGCTTTTGCCAGCAGAGCACTGTGTCACTAAGA TCAAGAGGAACTTCAGCAGCGGCACCATCCCAGGGACACCGGGGCTGAATGGGGAGGACGGGGTGGAGCAGACTGCTATCAGGGTGTCCCTCAAGTGCCCCATCACCTTCCGCCGCATCCAGCTGCCAGCGCGAGGCCATGACTGCAGACACATACAG TGTTTCGACCTAGAGTCCTACCTGCAGCTGAACTGTGAGAGGGGGACCTGGCGCTGTCCTGTGTGCAA TAAGACTGCTCTACTGGAGGGTCTAGAGGTGGACCAGTACATGCTGGGGATCCTCATCTACATTCAGAA CTCTGAGTATGAGGAGATTACCATTGACCCGGTGTGCAGCTGGAAGCCCGTTCCCATCAAACCCGACCTTCACATCAAAGAAGAGCCGGATGGTCCGGCACTGAAGCGCTGCCGCACCCTGAGCCCCAGTCACATGATCCTGCCCAGTGTCATGGAGATGATCGCCTCCCTGGGCCCAGCTTCATCGCCCTACCCCTCCATGCCAGCAGGGGGAAACGGCAGTACTCCGGACTACCCCAGCCAAG GATTGGGATACCCTAACCAGCCTGGGTTCTCAGACTTCCCAAATGCCCCTGGCACCCCTAATGTTGGTGAGTTCTCCTCGGGACCACCCCCCCTCTCCTACCAGGCTGACCTGCCAAGTGGACTCCTCACTTCAGACAAACCCATGGGACATCCCATGTCATCCCAG ATTCCCCATTCTGGCCGCATGGACTCCTCCCACAGTTCTCTCCAGCATCAGCAGCATCAAGGCCTCCATAGCATCTCACACCTCGGGGGACCAGGGGCACCCATGATGCAGCCTCGCAATCCTTCCCAAAACACCAGACTACACACAGAAAGCTCCTTTGGGTTAGGGGGCCCCGCTTGCTCAGAGGTGCCAGAGCCTTCCTTGGAT
- the LOC112248927 gene encoding zinc finger MIZ domain-containing protein 2 isoform X1 yields MNPMNSMKPGLPPNPHSDGSYPYDPVSWQQGSNQPAGSLSVVTTVWGVTNPSPSQVLGGNPMGPGGNSGGGNMMPGHSPGMGQQFMGQQGYPEPNKGYMQQGMYGRGNGGYPAGPGYVGSYPNNGGGSMGMPPHGIRPQTDFTQAAAAAVAAAAATATATATATVAAIQEKQNQEMNYGQMGGGAGYNTQFMQHPGPRGPPGMSPAGMGPARPPSMGPMYGAPQGQRMPQHPGYPGAQHGPPRPQQGLKRPYNAEGFTGQQYGPGMAGPAPGQGPYPGQPMQYHGGLGPQRSATSPSYQGHKMPMQQGNMGQYPLGPAHPGQYYKSEQFNGQGNTLNALAAGGVGGVYNTFNQTVVNGPGRVMPGYPSSPLLGNPTPPITPGSAVPPYMSPGHDVKPSFLPDIKPNTNSLPPPLPTGNPSDDLRLTFPVRDGVVLEPFRLEHNLAVSNHVFQLRDSVYKTLMMRPDLELQFKCYHHEDRQMNTNWPASVQVSVNATPLTIQRGDNKTSHKPLYLKQVCQPGRNTIQITVTACCCSHLFVLQLVHRPSVRSVLQGLMKKRLLPAEHCVTKIKRNFSSGTIPGTPGLNGEDGVEQTAIRVSLKCPITFRRIQLPARGHDCRHIQCFDLESYLQLNCERGTWRCPVCNKTALLEGLEVDQYMLGILIYIQNSEYEEITIDPVCSWKPVPIKPDLHIKEEPDGPALKRCRTLSPSHMILPSVMEMIASLGPASSPYPSMPAGGNGSTPDYPSQGLGYPNQPGFSDFPNAPGTPNVGEFSSGPPPLSYQADLPSGLLTSDKPMGHPMSSQIPHSGRMDSSHSSLQHQQHQGLHSISHLGGPGAPMMQPRNPSQNTRLHTESSFGLGGPACSEVPEPSLDLLPELTNPDELLSYLGPPDLPNNSNDDLLSLFENN; encoded by the exons tgacgGCTCCTACCCTTATGACCCTGTGTCCTGGCAGCAAGGCAGCAATCAGCCGGCAGGCTCCCTGTCTGTGGTAACCACAGTGTGGGGGGTAACCAATCCTTCACCCAGCCAG gtCCTGGGTGGGAACCCGATGGGTCCAGGTGGGAACTCTGGCGGGGGCAACATGATGCCTGGCCATAGCCCTGGGATGGGACAGCAGTTTATGGGTCAACAGGGCTACCCGGAGCCCAACAAAGGCTACATGCAGCAGGGCATGTACGGCAGGGGCAATGGGGGATACCCCGCCGGGCCTGGGTACGTGGGCAG TTACCCCAATAACGGAGGGGGGTCTATGGGCATGCCCCCTCACGGCATCCGCCCTCAAACCGACTTCACccaggcggcggcggcggcggtggCTGCAGCGGCTGCCACAGCAACAGCCACAGCCACGGCAACGGTTGCTGCTATCCAGGAGAAGCAGAACCAGGAGATGAACTACGGCCAG ATGGGTGGCGGTGCGGGCTACAACACACAGTTCATGCAACACCCGGGCCCCCGAGGTCCCCCTGGCATGTCCCCGGCAGGGATGGGTCCCGCACGTCCCCCGTCCATGGGGCCCATGTACGGTGCCCCTCAAGGTCAGAGGATGCCCCAGCACCCAGGCTACCCCGGGGCTCAGCATGGACCACCCAGGCCACAGCAGGGACTCAAACGCCCATACAATGCTGAG gGCTTTACCGGGCAGCAGTATGGTCCAGGCATGGCTGGCCCTGCTCCTGGTCAGGGGCCCTACCCTGGGCAGCCCATGCAGTACCATGGGGGCCTGGGACCCCAGCGCTCAGCCACCTCCCCCTCCTACCAAGGCCACAAGATGCCCATGCAGCAGGGCAACATGGGCCAGTACCCCTTGGGACCAGCCCACCCAGGACAGTACTACAAG TCGGAGCAGTTCAATGGACAGGGCAACACACTAAATGCACTAGCGGCCGGGGGAGTCGGTGGAGTTTACAACACCTTCAACCAGACTGTAGTCAATGGG CCGGGCAGGGTGATGCCTGGTTATCCAAGCTCTCCCCTTCTTGGAAACCCCACCCCTCCCATAACCCCAGGCAGTGCGGTGCCCCCCTACATGTCTCCTGGCCATGATGTCAAGCCCTCTTTCCTGCCTGACATCAAGCCAAACACGAACTCCCTACCCCCACCACTCCCCACAG GTAACCCCAGCGATGACCTGCGGTTGACCTTCCCCGTACGAGATGGCGTGGTGCTGGAACCCTTCCGCCTGGAGCACAACCTGGCCGTCAGCAACCACGTCTTCCAGCTGCGCGACTCCGTCTACAAGACCCTCATGATGAG GCCGGACTTGGAGCTCCAGTTTAAGTGTTACCACCACGAGGACCGTCAGATGAACACTAACTGGCCGGCGTCGGTGCAGGTGAGCGTTAACGCCACGCCCCTCACCATCCAGCGTGGCGACAACAAGACTTCCCACAAGCCCCTGTACCTGAAGCAAGTGTGTCAGCCCGGGAGGAACACCATCCAGATCACGGTCACAGCCTGCTGTTGT TCTCACCTGTTTGTGCTCCAGCTGGTCCACAGGCCGTCAGTACGCTCGGTGCTGCAGGGCTTGATGAAGAAACGGCTTTTGCCAGCAGAGCACTGTGTCACTAAGA TCAAGAGGAACTTCAGCAGCGGCACCATCCCAGGGACACCGGGGCTGAATGGGGAGGACGGGGTGGAGCAGACTGCTATCAGGGTGTCCCTCAAGTGCCCCATCACCTTCCGCCGCATCCAGCTGCCAGCGCGAGGCCATGACTGCAGACACATACAG TGTTTCGACCTAGAGTCCTACCTGCAGCTGAACTGTGAGAGGGGGACCTGGCGCTGTCCTGTGTGCAA TAAGACTGCTCTACTGGAGGGTCTAGAGGTGGACCAGTACATGCTGGGGATCCTCATCTACATTCAGAA CTCTGAGTATGAGGAGATTACCATTGACCCGGTGTGCAGCTGGAAGCCCGTTCCCATCAAACCCGACCTTCACATCAAAGAAGAGCCGGATGGTCCGGCACTGAAGCGCTGCCGCACCCTGAGCCCCAGTCACATGATCCTGCCCAGTGTCATGGAGATGATCGCCTCCCTGGGCCCAGCTTCATCGCCCTACCCCTCCATGCCAGCAGGGGGAAACGGCAGTACTCCGGACTACCCCAGCCAAG GATTGGGATACCCTAACCAGCCTGGGTTCTCAGACTTCCCAAATGCCCCTGGCACCCCTAATGTTGGTGAGTTCTCCTCGGGACCACCCCCCCTCTCCTACCAGGCTGACCTGCCAAGTGGACTCCTCACTTCAGACAAACCCATGGGACATCCCATGTCATCCCAG ATTCCCCATTCTGGCCGCATGGACTCCTCCCACAGTTCTCTCCAGCATCAGCAGCATCAAGGCCTCCATAGCATCTCACACCTCGGGGGACCAGGGGCACCCATGATGCAGCCTCGCAATCCTTCCCAAAACACCAGACTACACACAGAAAGCTCCTTTGGGTTAGGGGGCCCCGCTTGCTCAGAGGTGCCAGAGCCTTCCTTGGAT